The DNA region ccttccctgtgtgtgtgtgtgtgtgtgtgtgtgtgtgtgtgtgtgtgtgtgtgtgtgtgtgtgtgtgtgtgtgtgtgtgtaagagactcACTCTGGTAGTGAATCCTGCTGCAGTGTTGGCTGCGGGTGCCGGGGTCGTGAcccttccctgtgtgtgtgtgtgtgtgtgtgtgtgtgtgtgtgtgtgtgtgtgtgtgtgtgtgtgtgtgtgtgtgtgtgtgtaagagactcACTCTGGTAGTGAATCCTGCTGCAGTGTTGGCTGCGGGCGCCGGGGTCGTGACCCTTCCCTGCAGGACGCTGCTGACggagttgatgaagctggaCTTCCCCACTCCCATTGGCCCGCACAGGAAGAGGCGGAGCCTCGACACATCAGGGTTGCCCACTTGCAGAGACCTCAACTCAGACAGACAGGATgatggcctgcacacacacacacatacacacacacacacacacacacacacacacacacacacacacacacacacacacacacacacacacacacacacacacacacacacactttagctcAGACAGACACCAATGTGGTACTGAGGTTTATTAATGCTCAAAAGCTAGCGGGCACACTCTGAAACTTTTTAACCGTTCGTAAATGCAGAGTGTGGATGGAATTATCGTTAGTTTATTCAGCGTCACACTCTTGGAGCGTCCGGAGTGTACTCTGGGCACTCCAGCTGAAAGGACGGAGTAGCAGAGAGTGACGTCACATCAGTCAGCTCCTAATGAGAATAGTTACCTACGTAACGTTAActggttagcattttagtgCTAGTGCTAGAGGAACGTTTTCCAAGTTGACATTACAAGCGTTGCTTATCAAGATAATGTAGACGATTGAGATAACTGCTCTCACAgtgttcttcatcatcactgtcaagaaagctcttgcatcagtggaATTTAGTTCTGaataataggctacataaacCCTGTTTCAAAAGAGCCGTAGTGGCGTCCATATAGTAAACGTAAACACAAATAATCGTTCGTAAATTTACTGGGAGTTACAATGCTCGTCTTTTTCAAACTTCAGAgcgttattctatttttcagagtgtcagattgaatttacgaacgcacccattgttgatggggcagcaacaatgagatagtctatccaggtattctttatagatcagtggttacacatgcacacaaaatatATACAGTCAAGTACAACACGTCAGCCCAGTCAAATACAACGCGTTAGCCCAGTCAAGTACAACATGTTAGCCCAGTTTGTGTGCTTGAGTACTTACTCCCATCTTATCCGTCTCCACTCCCGGTCAAGCTGATTCtctggtagacacacacacacacacacacaacagcattgGAACACATTCAAatggaacacgcacacacacacacacacacacacacaacagcattgGAACACACTCAAatggaacacgcacacacacacacaaacacacacacacaagacacaacaaCAGCATTGGATCACAATcaaatggaacacacacacacacacacacacacacacacacacacacacacaacagcattgGATGACACCGGTAGTATCtgattataccattgttgtatccatttacacacacacacacacacacacacacacacacacacagacagacacaacaacagCATTGGATCACAATcaaatggaacacacacacacacacaacagcattgGATGACACCGGTAGTATCtgattataccattgttgtatccatttacccacacacacacacacacacacacacacacacacacacctcttggtGTGGGGTGCATATCATAGATGTAGTCGTTAGCAAGGAGAACGATCTGCTTCAGGGCGCGTAGCAACAAGGTGTCAATCATCTCGTCAAGATCCTCTTCCTCATGGTAGTTCTTAACGGGGAAGATGAGGCTCATGGGAACTCCCACTCTAGAACTGCACTcctgcatctacacacacacacacacacacacacagttatacacacacacatacacacacaaacattcattgaTGTCCACATGCgcaaaattgtgtgtgtttctgcatataatataatatagttTAGCTGCATCTGCAGAAATTAGAAAtcagtgcgtgagtgtgtgtgtgtgtgtgtgtgtgtgtgtgtgtgtgtgtgttccaccttCTCTCTGATCTTAAGGCACACAAACTCCAGGCCCTCTCTAACGTatgtacatacgtgtgtgtgtgtgtgtgtgtgtgtgtgtgtgtgtgtgtgtgtgtgtgttaccttctctctgatcttgcggctcctatacacacactccaggctCTCTCTAACGTatgtacatacgtgtgtgtgtgtgtgtgtgtgtgtgtgtgtgtgtgtgtgtaaaagttaCCTTCTCTCTGATCTTGCGGCTTCTATAGACACACTCCAGGCTCTCTCTAacgtatgtatatatgtgtttgtgtgtgtgtgtgtgtgtgtgttaccttctcTTTGATCTTGCGgctcctgtacacacactccaggtCTTTTCCAACATGAGGACAAGCCTCGTCCACGTGCGTCATGACAACCACCTGAGGGACACCTGATGAGCAACAAGAGACATCAGACACGAcaccattctgtgtgtgtgtgtgtgtgtgtgtgtgtgtgtgtgtgtgggtaaacgcatatgtgtgcatataagtatgtgtgtgtgtgtgtgtactgcgtgCATGGGTATTTGTGTAcgcctgtgtgtttctgtgtgaatgtactgtacgtgtgtgtgcatgtgtatctgtgtgcgtgcatgtgcaactgtgtgtgtgtatgcatgtctgtgtgtgtgtgtgtgtgtgtctgtgtgtgtctatatccgtatgtatgtatatgtgtgcatttctgtatgtgtgtctatatgcagatgtgtgtgtgtgtgtgtgtatgcatgcatgtttgtgtgtgtgtgtgtgtgtgtgtgtgcgcgcatgcgtgtctgtgtgtgtgtgtgtgtgtgtgcgtgtgcatgcatgtgtgtgtgtgtgtgtgtgtatcttcatgtgtgtgtgtgtgtgtgtgtgcgtatgcgcgtgtgtgcgtgtgtgtgtgtgtgtgtgtgtgtgtgtgtgtgcgtgcgtgcgtgcgtgcgtgcgtgcgtgcgtgcgtgcgtgcgtgcgtgcgtgcgtgcgtgcgtgcgtgcatgtgtgtgtgtgttaagcacCCACCCAGCTCTGTGGCTTTCCTCCTGACCACTTTAATCTTCTGTATGATGGAGTCGTCCATGAGGGAGATCTTGCTGGCCGGAATCACACTGACCAGACAGTGGACCTGATCACTCAGACTGGGACTGGCCTTGTAGTGGGGGTCCTCTTCACACACGGAGACTGCAGGCTTaaactgggacacacacacacacacacacacacacacagacacacacacacacacacacacgttagactAGACAGTGGACCTTATCACTCAGACTGGGACTGGGCTTGTAGTGCGGGTCCTCTTCACACACGGAGACTGCAGGCTTaaactgggacacacacacacacacacacacacactccagtcagagtgtgtgtgtgtgtgtgtgtgtgtgtgtgtgtgtgcatgaggacAGAGAAATatacattcttacacacacagtaaatactagtacacacacacacacacacacacacacctttcaaagATACAACATAAACAATCACCTTGTGACCATCTCTGATGTGTCCTTGTAACACTTTGATGAGGTCATCAGGGTGCGCCCCTTGTAGATCGCCCTTCTCCAGCCCCATGATGTCACAAAGGACAAACGGCACACAAGTTCCGTAATGGCCGTCCTTAATTTTATGGGTTCTGAACTGAAACAAGACAACTGAGTGAAGGAGTTTGATTGATAAGCCACTAAAATGTTTTATCTAAAATCATGTGCACAAAacaaatactactactactactactaataataataatgttaataataaATCATGTTTCATGTATACACAGGAGAGATGTTAAATAGCTGGTTCTGTAGGTAGGGGATCTCCCATAGTGGAGAATCAACAACCATGTAAAGggaaaccagagagggttaaagcagagcgagaggcgcaaacgttcgataatttccgcgttctgtcttcgcaaaggggaggggggctaaatccccctttaagcagacctgttaacactcaaactgaactgcttgccaaactgacagagatcgatatcccactatgacgactttgcgacacgcctctttaagcagacaggaactgttcgaattttgcttccatagaggtgcattacgttgctctatcttgtcagtaatgaaggatctttggggAAACTAACAGCAGGCTTGAGGTGTCTTATGTAATGCCTTACAAGAGTTATTTAAATGATTGATGATGACAAAATGATTTACTTTAATGTAACAAAGCTGCCcaaaagtctatgctatataaTATACTACTCAGTTATAAATACATATTCCAGTCCAACTCAAAACTGGACTGATTGACATTGCTTTGGTCCTACAGACAAATTTACTCTCGTCACTATTATTAAAAAATAGAGCCTAGGTTGTTGTTAAACCGGAGATTCTGGTTTAACATTAAACAACATGACATAGGGTACGACGAAGAAGCACAGTTGGGTTATGAGACGAGGAAGTACACCTCGGGCACTCATTACAAGTCCCATAATGAAGTGAAGTCAGTTGTGCACGTACCAAAATTAATGTAGGAACATTGAGTTCATCCACTCAATTGGCAAATGGATTTTTAGATCACCTAAATTAGATAGATAATAGATTATCATATTGGCTTTAGACTTAAAAGACTGCACGTGTAATTAAATTGGACATAGGGCTCAAGGAACGGCAAAAGCCAGTCATTGTGTCTCCAAGGCAACCACCTATACCTGTCATTCTTCCCAACGTACAGTAGTTTCAATCCATCAGTGTTCCATTTTGAGACAAACATGAAACAGTTGGTTCAAGAGTTAATGAGCTCAAAAATCTATCATGCCGCAAGATGTCACAAGtctaagcaatgaaaaacactATATAAATCTAATCTatcattgctgttgttgttgtctctaataataataataataataaaataataataataattagaaTGTATAATTGTTGCTGTTGCTATTAGTAAACCAGGTTTCTCTTACGATGCACTATGTAAATCTAATTcaccattgttgttgttgtttctaataataataataataataataataataataataataataataataacaataataatcagAATTTTTCATTGTTGCTGCTGTTATTAGTAAACCAGGTTTCTCTCACCATGCGGGTGAAGCTGCAGTCACTGGCGGTCTCTGCCAGAGCCGGACTGGTCATGCGCCCCTGGAAGATGGAGTCGACggagttgatgaagctggaCTTCCCTGCTCCCACCGGACCGTGGACCAGGATGCGGAGATGCTCGATGGCCGGGTTGCTAGGCTCCACAGTCCTCGTCTCCTCCTTCAGGTCGTCCCTGATCCTGAGGGAAGACACGCCCACAACAGTGTTCAGAATGTTCAGAATTCAGAGGTCAGAATTTCAGCTTTCATTTCCAGGTATTTATGTCTAGATGTGTTCAACGACTCGGGACATaccacccttttttttttttttttttttaaaccaacaCAGATTCATCTCTACCAAAGtgatagaaagggagagagaaaagaactgCTTGTGATCCAAAGCACACAAGCTCTTCAGTGAAACATGGGAGACACGGCCATGACACATACATAACATGTCTATCTTTGCTTTGCCGCGACATTATGGTACGGTGCCGTGCATATGTTAAGACACccttgctaaagttgactaaaaagaggaataacaAACCTTTTTGGAAAATGTCACGGGGTACtttccataagatcatctctcaGTGTACATCAAATCAGGCAATTATAGGTAAACTGAAATAACGCCATGCCAATCTCTGGGTATGGTGACGGGCAAACTGAAATAACGCCATGCCAATCTCTGGGTATGGTGACGGGTAAATTGAAATAACGCCATGCCAATCTCTGGGTATGGTGACAGGTAAACTGAAATAACACCAATCTCAATAATAactccatgccaatctctaggtactGTATGGTGACAGGCATCATGATCGAAGGAATTACGCTTTACTGTAACTCACCTCCAGTTGACTGGGCGCCAGTCTTCTTCCAACACTGAAAAAGAAATGCACACAGGCCTgattagacagacagagagagagagagaaagagagagagagagagagagagagagagagagagagagagagagagagagagagagagagagagcggtgtgcgtgcatgtgtgtgtgtgtgtgtgtgtgtgtgtgtgtgtgtgtgtgtgtgcgcacaggcCTGATTACTAGACAGACAACACTTTCATCCAAACAAAAatgccatgtgtatgtgtgtgtcagagagagagagagagagagagagatgtgtgtgtgtgtgtgtgtgtgtgtgtgtgtgtgtgttttgtgtgtgtgtgtgtgtgtgtgtgtgtgtgtgtgtgtgtgtgtgtatgtgtgtcagagagagagagagagagagagagagagagagagagagagagagagagagctatgtgtgtgtgtgtgtgtgtgtgtgtgtgtgtgagtgtgagtgtctgagcGAGTGAACGGCAGAATGACGGAGAGATGTTTACTCACAGGGAAGAGCGCTTGGAGGACTTGACTGGAAAAAGGCGAGAATGGTCTGTCCGCATGCGCAGAAGAAGGACATGTAAAATATCAGTAGTTGGCAAATAATACAGTATTATTATggcacataggctactgtagcagtGACGTGCATTCAGGCAGAGTAGGCAGTAGGCTGGAGAACTTTGACCTGCGTTCCCGAGCACCGCcgcaaaaaagggaaagaaaaccACAAGATAGATAGCccaatacaaaaaaataaaacacaaatctGTAGAGACTAGACTACGACAGCCAGCATTCGAGTGCTTCTGCAGGCTAGACAACTAACaaacaaattcaaattcaatccGAAAGAACGTGTCACCACACATTTGTGCATCAGATTTTGGTTAACCTCCATCTCGATACTTTGTTGAAAAGTTTGCTCGTAGCAGGTATATAGTAAAAGTAGGCTGGTAGCCTACCTATAGGCTAACCTGAAATAAATTGCGGAAGAGTTACCCAATTCAACCTGGTTCAAATATTCTTTAGGCTAGCTTACTGGTTATAGGCTATTATCGTAGCCTATTTTACATTAGTCCAATAGCCAAGTAGCTGAGTGTTAAAAGCGTGTGCGCCCTTTCTCACCTGCGTGAAGACATGCCAGATACGAAGAAGCGACTCTAGAAAATTATCCCATGCGAAGTCATAATCGGCCCGAGCGACGGGTTGTCGGTGCATGTTGGCGTGATTTGTTGGTATGATTTACCACTCGAATCCGCCTCTATATGGTTAATTGTTCAGTCCGTTTTTTCCTTACTCTCAGGCTGGACCTCTCCGTGCTTTCCACGGCCACAATAACTTCTTCGTTAGGGACGGTGCTTTCCTGGTGACTCACTCAGTTGGGAGTTTCgatttcctctcatctctgacATAAACGAAACTTGGCATTAGCCTACCTGAGTAACTGCTACAGGGAAATCAGCGCTCATAGACTTGCGCTCAGCTCAACCAACCGTTGTCTGGCTTTCTTTCATGAAAAAAGCAAGAAGTAgcataagtaggcctatatttcgcGCGGCTCGCGCCTGTCACACTGAGCTGACATGGATCGCGTCGGAAATGCCATCTGACACTGGAAATAAAGTAGGCACGCACGCTTAAAAACGGTCAGTGTGCTCGGACTCGGAGCGCTCGGAGTCACAGTTTACAAACTCGCCGATAACACAGGAACTTCCATTTTCCGCATTGGCAGTAGCCTAGTAGCCTTTAGACCGGTAGGCCTATCATGTGAAGCGCATGACGCCTCTTCGGAATTCACAACTAGGGCCTACGTCTATTGTTTTCATGAGTCAGATAGCCCATCCATAGGATCTTCTTTTTTATAAGTTCAGCTACAGTGTAGTAGTTATAGTCTAGGTCCTCacgtaacaaaacaaaacaaaacaaaataaaacaacaacaaaaaaggttttcattcacaaaacaaaacaaaacaacaacaacaacagctaaaggtgtttattctgtgtgtgtgtgtgtgtctctctctctctctagcctaaAGATTATAAATGCAACACATTGTTAATAATTTATGAATATGAATAGTAGCCTACTAGCCTAATTATAGCCTatcattaggcctattattattattattattattattatcattattattattattattattattattgggctATTAGGCCTACTAATAGTGATTATTATGACGATGATGGTGGCAGGCCTAATTAGGCAATTATTGGTCTTAGACAAAACATATGCATGCGATATTGGTTCTGTAAAAccctattttttacagtctatacATGTGACAACAAACTTCAACACCCAGAAGTCCTTGCAATCCGGAAGTGGTCAGACGCGTAGAGAGGAAGATGCCGCCCACCGCGCCAAATTACAAGAAGttaggagcaagagagagataaacgTTGGCATAACAGTGCGCTCTAAAAAGTGTTTCAAGCCTTTGACACCCAAGAAGTGTGTATCGTTTTTACACCCGAGAAGCATAGCCGTGCAACCTGAGTGGGTCGTCAAATATTTACTTTGATttgtgtaagtaagtaagcaaGCAAACAAGTAAAAACGAAGACAACCTAATGTTCTATCAATGTTGGTGTTAGCTAGCTAGTGTCAGTAGTAATTTACTGTCCATTCAGTTTTTTAAGCAGGGGTTAACTAGCTACATTTAACTTTACGTTGTTTAGTCAACGTGAACCTGAAGAAGCAAACTGCGAAACGCGTTGTTCACGCAACTAATCAGTTAAAGGATATCATCCAGTGTGCGATATGCACCCATATTGGTTATTATAGCGTTAGGGGAACGGTTTTTCTTAGTTATGGGAAGTGGTTGGTTATGATTGCTTGAAAGTTGCGAATGTTGTCCTATGGTTTGCCAGGAAAAACATTTATgactacgttttttttttttggggggggggggggggtgtatttgttttggtttgcaCAACATTCTCCTAACGTTTTTCTAACATTCGTTTTATGGTAACCTTTAGAGAACGTTACCATTTGGTTGCactaacgttcccctaaccttgTAAAtgagagaacccccccccccccccccccaaaaaaaaaatagaaggttactgaaaaactaaccacaggagaaccacaGGCTAATGTTACTTAAAGTTAGTAGAATGCTATGTGCTTGCTGGGCATACTCTTTTTTGATGTTTCAGTAGTTCTACCGAATGCCATCATCAGCAGCTGGAAAAAAGGACTGTGCACAGGTATTTTTAACTTTTAAAGATGTACTTtaagtttgttgtttgtttgtttgtttattttttatatacgGTTGCCCCCAGCACCGCAGTGACCATGGGTGACGGTTACCTGTCGGCCTCCGTGTCGGCGGTAGGAGAGGCCACGTACACGCTGGGCGGGGAGGAGGACAGCGACGCGCCCGCCGTGTTCTTCTGCGTCAAGTGCAGGCTGCCGCTGGGCGACTCGTTCTCCTGGTCCGGCACGGACGAACAGCAGAACCACATACTGCTGCGGAGTAAGCTAAGTCTCTTTTAACTCCGCGTATTAttcttcttatttttttttaagttatttttttgggctttttatgcctttaattggacaggacagtagagagaatgacaggaagcgagtgggagagagagctggggtgggatccggaaaggaccacggggcgggaatcgaacccaggtcgccggcgtgcggtgcaggtgccccagccagttgcgccacggctggggccaactCTGCGTATTATTAACATACATACAACCTCATCacaaaatcctataggattggGATCATATTTGTGTCAAATAAATTCATGGGTTTCctttattaaaaaaacaaatcctgtaggattccaatcagattttgaaACTAAAATTCTATAGGATTCCTAAATCTTGTTAACAGTGATTttgtacactactcacaaaaagttaggaaAATCTGGCTTCTGGGTGAAATGTAATCGAAATGTttgacatgcacattcaaatgTTTAGAGAAGTTCACATGAAGTTCACCAGTAAAAGTTATAGTGGATTTcaggttcatcctgaaatgtCACCGGaaagccgaatatccctgactttttttGTGAATCGTGTAAATCAGTGGAAGTGAAGATATACGCCGGGTTTGttttcagcctctctctctctctctctctctctctctctctctctctctctctctctctctctctctctctctctctctctctctctctctctcaggggtcAGCAACAATGTTGCAGTTGGCCGGGAGCCTCTCTTCGCCGGGAAGTACAAGAAGATGGGCTGGTAGGTgacctcactcactctcatctTACATGCTGTAATAAATGTAGCTGCCACCAGGGGGTGCCATTATTCTGTCGAGTTATCCTACCTTGTTGAAACATCCTACCAGTGAAgaagatagaatagaatagaatagaatatatacttttttgatcctgtgagggaaatttgtttctctgcatttaacccaatttaaccgaattagtgaacacgcagtgaggtgaatcacacactaacccagagcagtgagctgcctgcccaaccagcgcgctcggggagcagtgaggggttaggtgccttgctcaggggcacttcagccatggactggtcggggatcaaaccggcaaccctccggttacaagcccgaagccctaaccagtaggccacggctgccccacttttttttttcttttcacgtATAGATGGGGACGCGCATCATTGATTTTCATACTTTTCTCTACAGATGGCTTTTATCCTAAGCGATTAGTACGAAGGCTAGTCCAGTAGTTTTCAAAATGTAGGGCAGGCCCCACTAGTGACAGTTGGGGTGTGATGAACTTTCTTTAATATTTTCTCAACTTGATCAAGGGTCCGGTGGGGCTTGGAAGTTCCCTACCTCCAAGGTGGGGATTGACAGAAAAAAGTTTAGAACCACTTTTATTCTAAGTGAAAAGTACAAGGGCTAGTCCTATAGTAACATATTCAAGTCATAACATAGCCTgattcccatgctgccttgcgcaaaGTTTGATTCATCCtgctggaaactaccgccctaatttttgcctcagataggggaccaatcacagaaaaggggggaaagcagacacatttgatagccatccatggcgcccaataaacggaACTGGGCATTTGTTCAAGTAACATGtaaaaagccccccaaaaataGAAAATCACAGCAGCTGATATCCGACAGTTTAGGACTAACAAgctagcaaaaaaaaagagcccaAAATCTTGCACTCTAGACATAATGGGACTTTTGTTGTGTGATACTCCGGATTGTTTTAATGGGACACTTGTTGTGTAAAACTCTGGAttgtttttaaagagaccctatgcaactttctgcaggagacgatcgctctttgtttatatctggaagtctgagacgaagaaccacgcttgcaatttatatatttaaatatagcctatacatgtataaatatacacgctaaagctgtcggggaagctctgcagagaaaatgcaagcataaaacgagcgaaaacgaacaacgaaaccgaaaccagagatgaaattgccagtcctgcatagttcctctttaatgggACGTTTGTTGTGTAAAACTCCGGATTGTTTTTAGTGGGACGTTTGTTGTGTAAAACTCCGGATTGTTTTTAGTGGGACGTTTGTTGTGTAAAACTCCGGATTGTTTTTAATGGGACGTTTTGTTGTGTAGAACTCCGGATTGTTTTAATGGAACATTTGTTGTGTAAAACTCTGGATCGTTTTCCATGCAGTGTGATCCGGACCCTGAGTTGTCTTGGCTGTTCCGCGCCGATCGGAATCATGTACGTGTCGACGCCCAGAGAACTGGACCATCGCAGGTCTCTCTTCAGCATGGACGTGGCCAGAATcgacaggtgcacacacacacacacacacacgcccttgtGTCAGTCTGAAATAAAGATTGAATTGACAGAGTGGAAT from Sardina pilchardus chromosome 1, fSarPil1.1, whole genome shotgun sequence includes:
- the mis18a gene encoding protein Mis18-alpha; the protein is MGDGYLSASVSAVGEATYTLGGEEDSDAPAVFFCVKCRLPLGDSFSWSGTDEQQNHILLRRVSNNVAVGREPLFAGKYKKMGCVIRTLSCLGCSAPIGIMYVSTPRELDHRRSLFSMDVARIDSYVVGSSSQQRAALSSEKTPVTLEYREGVQQQLNEVKALTVAIGQRLSEIEADLQNKSV
- the LOC134082253 gene encoding uncharacterized protein LOC134082253, whose protein sequence is MHRQPVARADYDFAWDNFLESLLRIWHVFTQTILAFFQSSPPSALPLLEEDWRPVNWRIRDDLKEETRTVEPSNPAIEHLRILVHGPVGAGKSSFINSVDSIFQGRMTSPALAETASDCSFTRMFRTHKIKDGHYGTCVPFVLCDIMGLEKGDLQGAHPDDLIKVLQGHIRDGHKFKPAVSVCEEDPHYKASPSLSDQVHCLVSVIPASKISLMDDSIIQKIKVVRRKATELGVPQVVVMTHVDEACPHVGKDLECVYRSRKIKEKMQECSSRVGVPMSLIFPVKNYHEEEDLDEMIDTLLLRALKQIVLLANDYIYDMHPTPRENQLDREWRRIRWEPSSCLSELRSLQVGNPDVSRLRLFLCGPMGVGKSSFINSVSSVLQGRVTTPAPAANTAAGFTTRYKNYSFKNGSSAPLPFVIADVMGLEGAARAGAHVDDLTNALKGRIKDGYEFNPVSPLAEERSYYNSSASVADQAHCLLMVVSAEHLSSMDPGLVTKMKTIRQRARDIPQAVVMTMVDKVSPLVREDLREMYTSKTIKDKMEECSDLLEVPLSSIFPLKNYHEETELDDKMDAVITHVLTHVLTLANDYASSRAE